TGAACTTACTAAGTACGATATATTGGGCTACCAGAGCCGCGCTCACGGATTGAATTACAAGGTGCCACCGGCTTCATATACTTTAGATACGCTCCGCAGCTTAGCTTCCGAAGAAAATATTCACAGCGATAAAAAGTATTTCATCCAAATTTTAAATAATTGGAAAAAGAAAAATACTAAGCAGGGTAGTGCCGCTAAGCCTAAACTTGTGTTTATTACAGCCAGTGGAGGAGGTTTGCGGGCAGGAGCTTTTACAATGGCCTTTCTGCAAAAGGCTGATAGCTTGCTGGATGGTTCCTTGCTAAAGAAAACGTTTATGATAAATGGTGCCAGTGGAGGCACATTTGCATTGGCTTTTTACAGAGAGTTGTATTATCGGAAAATGAATGGTGAAGTAATAAACCTCACCGATAAGAAGTATTTTGAACACTTATCGCTGGATTTGCTGAACCCAATGGGTGTAAACATTCTTAGCAACGATTTGCTTTTTCCTATTCATAAATTTAAGTTGAGAGACCAAATTTATTTCCGCGATAGGGGCTATATTTTTGAACGTTACTTTGCCAATAATACAGGCATGGATTTTAAGAAAACGCTTATAGATTATAGAGCGGCTGAAAAAAGTGCACAAATTCCGGTAATGCTGTTTCATACCGCTTCTACTTCCGATTCTCGTATATTTTATATGAGTGCGCATCCTGTTAGATTTTTAATGCGGCCGTATAATAAACGCAGTGCCGGCTTAGATTTAAGCATCGATGCCATAGACTTTGGAAGTTTTTTTGCCAAGCAGCGCGGTTTTCAGTTAGATGTGCTTTCTGCCATGCGCATGAGTGCTTCGTTCCCATTTATTCTACCTTCTACCATTTTGCCGAGCGATCCTCCTACTTATGTAATTGACGGTGGCGCCCGCGATAATTTCGGTATAGTATCGGTAATGAAATTTCTTATCAATTTTAAAGATTGGATTAACCAAAATACCAGTGGTGTGGTGATAGTGCAAACGCGTGATTCGCAAAAAGACGATGAGCCGGAAGAAACAAAGCAGAAAACATTTCTTCAAGAAGTTTTTCAACCAATTGGTTCACTTTATACGAACTTAGAGAATGTACAGGATTTTAATAACGATCAAAAGTTAGCTTACATCAACGAAGAACTGGGCGGAAAGGTGCAGTTTATTTTGTTTGAATACATTCCTGAAAAGAAAACAGAAAAGGCAAGCATGAGTTTACGTTTAACAGCTCGCGAGAAAAAAGAGATATTGCACGCCCTAGAGTTGGGAAACAACTCCCGCTCATTTGAAAAATTAAAAAGAGCATTAGCAAATTAATATGGAAGAATCATACTGTATTGTTGGTCGGAAGCCGGTAGCAGAGTTGCTGCGTGCCGGCAAAGCATTTGCAAAAGTAATGTTGCAAAGTGGCTTAAAGAGCGAAGATTTAGAAGCCATAGCAGCCGAGGCACGCAAAGCAGGCGTGCAGGTACAATATGTGCCTAAAGAAAAGCTAGATTTTGCAGCGAAGAAGTTTTCTAAAGAAAGATATGTAAACCATCAAGGTGTAGTGGCTTTGGCAGCAATGGGCAAGGTGCTTACTATTGAAGAATTACTTTCGTCTTTAGAGCAAAGCAACAGCACTCCGCTGCTAGTAGTATTTGATGGTATTACCGATGTGGGAAATTTAGGTGCCATAGCCCGCTCTGCACTGTGTTTTGGAGCCCATGCTTTGGTAATGCCCTCTGCCGGAAGTGCTCCTGTAAATCCAGAAGGTATAAAACGTAGCGCAGGCGCCTTGGAGCAAATTCCGCTGTGCAGGGTAGAGAATATTTCTATGGCATTAAAACTATTAAAGGCACATGGTATAAAAATTTTTGCAGCATCTGAGGATGCCGAAACACCCATTCAAGAATGCGATTTTTCGATACCGTGTGCCGTAGTGCTGGGCGATGAAGGCAAAGGCATTAGCACTGTGGTGCTCAGGCAATGCGATGGCACATTTGCAATTCCGATGAAAGATAATTTCGACTCTTTGAATGTGAGCGTTTCTGCGGGTATTACACTTTATGAAGCCATGCAGCAGCGCGAGGCAAAGCAATAGTTTAAACCTTGTTTAAAATGAAAAACAAAAGCGATAGAAGAGGGATAGTATATAGTACCAATCCGGATTTTGTGTTTGAACCTGAGGCTGAAATGGAAACCACATTGCCGACTTCGCAGCAAAAATTATATGTGCGTTTAGATAGGTTGAAGGGTGGAAAAGTGGCAACTGTAATTGAAAATTATATAGCTGTAGAGGAAGATTTACAATTGCTAGGAAAAGAGTTGAAAACTAAATGTGGTGTGGGTGGCAGCACTAAAGATGGCGAAATTATTTTGCAGGGCGATCATCGCGAGAAAGTATTACAACTGCTGGCTGCTAAAGGGTTACAAGCTAAAAAGAAAGGAGGTTGAAAAAAGACAGAGTGCGAGGAAACCCTCTCTAAAAACCTCGGCACTCTGCTTGTAATATAAAAACGGGGTGGGAAACCCTCTCTAAAAACCCAGCCCCGCTTAGTTCGTTTTTGTTATTTTACAATTAGTCTTCTTGTGTAAATTTTTTCTTTAGTGGTAATAGTTACTAAATAACTGCCAGAAGGTAAATCTTGCACATTAAAACTACAGTTGTTGCTTCCTGCTTTAAGTTGAACCGTGCCTTTGCGTACAACCTGCCCTGCAGTGTTTTTAAGCTCAAATTCTGCTTCTTCATCGGTGTCTATGCTTATATCAACTGTAGCGATATTGCTTGCCGGATTTGGTATAAACTCTCCAATTCTTATAGCTTGTGTTTCTTGCCCCAATTCTGCACTCACTATTTTTGAGTGTTCAAAAGTTTCATCAAAGTCTATTTGTTTTAAGCGATAGTAGTAGCGTTTTTTTAGCTCTACATTTTTGTCGTTATAGATGTAGTGTTGTGTTTCGGTAGTATTGCCGTTTCCGGGTACAAAACCAATGGTTGCAAACTCTTTGCCATCGGTGCTGCGTTCCACCATAAAACCGTGGTTGTTTATTTCTGTTTCAGTAGTCCATTTTAGTTGAATGTATTTTTGATCCACCGGTATGGCTCTGAATTCGGTCATCTTTACAGGCAATGCACCACCACCTGAGCCAATGCCCCATTGCGAAAAGTGCGTAATGCCTGATACCACAATCTTGCCATCTTGTACGGTAGCACCGGATTGGGTTCCGGCAACTGTCCAATCGCTAGCAGAACTAGAGGTGTCGTGCCTGGTTAGGATATAGAAGTTGTAATTTTCTAAGCCCGAGAAACTGCTTACATCAAATATCAGTTCATAATCTCCGCTAATGCCGCCTGTGCCAAAATTTGGTTGTTGGTCGGGCTCAATTAGCCAAATACCTGCCGGGTGAACACTATTGATGTTTACATCGCCAAACTGCAGGTTTAAGCCTTCATCGGTTCCCGGTTTGTTTATGAATTGAACTTTGATTTTAGTTACGCCTCCGGTGCCACCTCTTGGACGAATTTCACATAGTGCATAAATTACATCATCGCCAACAGGAAATGAGTACGTGCCTGTATCGCCAATGGTTCTTTCTAATGCTCCGTTTATGTAGTTGTCGCTACCGAAATTTGTGATGGCAGTTGTAGATGGATTGGTAATTGATACCAAATTCCCATTGGTTTTTAAGATACCATTGTTTAAGGTAAGCGTGCCCGAAACTACTACTGTATCTTGAATTTGAAGACCTCCCGGTGTGGTATTATTGATGGTTAAGTTGTTATAGTTGCCACCACTTACAATGCTCACATCATTGCCAATAAACGAAACTTTGGCATCGTTAGGATTAAAACGACCGTTGTTTACAAAGCTGCCATATACATTCAATAATGTATTTGCACCAATTAAAGTTAAGTCTGCATCGTAAGCAATTTCTAAGCGTTGTGTATTGGCAGAGCCTCCCGAAATAACGGGCTGAATGGAATCTTTATTGGGTTCAATAGTAGTGTTTACCGTGTCTTCAGGAACTGCAAAGTTGCTCCAGTTATAGCAATCGTACCAATTAGCGCTTATTCTGCCGAGCCATCTTGCATCTCTGCCATAAGTAGGTATTTCTACCACAGCTTGCACATTAGTAAAGTTGGCAGTAGTGGTATAGCAACCACTACTAGATAACTGCAATACACTGTAAGTAGTGGTAGTTGCAGGATTAACTGTGTGGAAGTAAGTAGATGTTAGAATATCGCTAATAGTATCAACCTCCCCGGTATTGGTATTTTGCAACAAAACTGTAACAGGATAAGTAGTACCACTAAAGGTTAGTTTTAGTTGAAATGGAAGTAGTTTGCATTTGGTTCCACCCAAAATAGTAGCACTAATAAGTGAACTGGAAACTCCAAAATTCCAGCCTAAATTCTGTTGTGGCGATTGATTGAAATTACTACTTGCAGAATTCCACGATGCGCCACCAATAGCTCTAATTCCATTGATATACACATAATCGGTACACACTATGCCGCTCGTTTTTGAAAAACTGGCATAGTTAGAAGTGGAAGTGCTTTGAAGATAAATTGGATTAGCTTGTGTTGCAGGTGCATTTAGTGCGGTGGTAGATTCTAAATACTGTGTAGTGCCGTATGTAAAGCGGTGTCTTGCTTTTGCAGCTAAACTAACACTCGATGTAAATGTATTACTGCCGGTTAAAAGAAGATTTCCTTTAGTAACATTAAGTGTGCCAATAGTATTGTCGCCAGTAATAGTAAGGTTGCTTACCGAGCTGGTGCTAGTAGGCGATGAGTTTGCCATGTTTAGCTTAATCTTATTGTAAGTAAGATTGCCGCCTTTCATGGTTACTTTTATGTTGTTAGAGGCTGCATAGAATTCAATTTCGCTGCTGCCGCTGTTTAGTATCATGTTGCTAGGGTCTGCAATATCCCAAAAACCGTTTGATGATAAAGAAACACAGCGCAACTGCACCTTAGAACTGCTTAATTGCAGCGTGCGAGGTTCGCCTGAGTTTGAAATGAACCTGCGTATGGTAAGTGTTTTTCCGGCAGTGTTAAATGTACCTTTAGTTAAGTAAACATCGTTGGAAACAGCTGTTAGGTTGTTTATGAGTTGCCATCTACCATTTTGGTCTTGGAATTTTATGCTGCCCGAGCCGGAAATACTGCTTAGAATATTGATAGACTTTAAGCCTGTTCCTTGGAAAATAAGACAACTTTTATTGGCAATTTTCATGGCAGCGGGAGCAATAAAATCGCCTGTTACGGTTAAGTGATTGTTTAATTCAAAAGTAGGTGCATTGTTGCTGGTTTTATAGGTATAAACTGCATCGGTAAAATCTATGGTACCACAATTTGCTGCGGAATTAACGGTTACTTTTTGAGCCGAACCTGTAAATGAATAGCGATTGAAAATTACTATATCACTAGCGGTGGGAGGAGCAGAAAAAGCATTGCCACTACCATTAGAAACAGCCGCCCAATGCGAAAGTTCACTCCAATCTCCGCTGCCGCCTACCCAGTAGTAGTTGGCTGCCGAAGCACTGTGGGCGCTCATGCCCAGCAATACCCAGATAGCATACACTATCCATTTTGTGTTTAGTAGTTTCATGTGGTTCAGGATTAGGTTCATGTGCTCTAGGTCTTATACCGAAAGAATGTTCCAAAATGTTTCATGCAGTAGTAATTATTTTTTTGTGATAGTATTAAAAAGCAAAACCCGAGCATTTGCCCGGGTTTTGCTGTGTATTTACGATGTAGATTGGTAAAGATTATTTATTGTCTTTTACTTCTTCGTATTCAACATCGCTTACGGTGTCTTGGCTGGTATCTTGCCCTTGGGTATTTTCGTTGCCTGGGGCTTGTTGCTGTGCTGCGTAAATATCTTGCGAAGCGGCTTGCCAAGCAGTATTCAATTTTTCAGTTGCAGGTTCAATGGCTGCCATATTCTCGCTTTGCAAGGCTGTTTTTAATTCTTCCAGTGCAGTTTCGATTGCTACTTTTTTATCGGCAGGAATTTTATCGCCATATTCTTTTAGTTGCTTTTCGGTTTGGAAAGCAAGGCTATCTGCAGCATTTTTCTTTTCAGCTTTTTCGCGGGCTTCCTTATCGGCAGCTTCGTTGGCTTTAGCTTCGTTGCGCATTTTTTCAATTTCTTCTTTGCTTAAACCTGTAGATGCTTCAATGCGGATGCTTTGCTCTTTTCCGGTGCCTTTGTCTTTCGCACTTACATGAATAATGCCATTGCTGTCTATATCAAAGGTAACTTCAATTTGCGGCACACCGCGCGGTGCTACCGGAATATCGCCAAGGTGGAATCTGCCTATGGTGCGGTTGTCTTTTGCCATAGCTCTTTCGCCTTGCAGTACGTGAATTTCTACCGAAGGTTGGTTATCGGCAGCGGTTGTAAATACTTGCGATTTTTTGGTAGGGATGGTGGCATTGGCTTCTATTAGTTTTGTGAACACGCCTCCGTAGGTTTCTAAGCCGAGCGAAAGTGGTGTTACATCCACTAAAACGATATCGTCTTTTACGTCTCCACTTAGAATACCGCCTTGTATGGCTGCTCCTACGGCTACTACTTCATCGGGGTTTACACCCTTAGATGGTTTTTTGCCGAAGAATTTTTCAACTACTTCTTGAATTTTAGGAATACGGGTTGAACCGCCTACTAAAATTACATCGTCAATATCGCTGGCTGTGTAACCTGCATCTTTAAGAGATTGGCGGCAAGGCTCTAAGGTTCTTTGTACCAAATCGTCTGAAAGTTGCTCGAATTTTGAGCGGGTAAGTTTGCGAACCAAGTGCTTAGGCACTCCATCTATTGCGGTAATGTATGGTAGATTTATTTCGGTTTCTTGCGAAGCACTTAATTCTATTTTGGCTTTTTCGGCAGATTCTTTTAAGCGTTGTAATGCCATTGGGTCTTTGCGCAAATCCACATTTTCTTCGCGTTTAAATTCTTCGGCAAGCCATTCAATAATTACGTGGTCGAAATCATCGCCTCCAAGGTTGGTATCACCATTGGTAGATTTTACTTCGAATACGCCTCCGCCTAGTTCAAGAATAGAAATATCGAAGGTACCGCCACCCAAGTCGTACACGGCAATCTTTATATCTTTTCCTTTTTTGTCTAAACCGTAAGCTAAAGCGGCAGCCGTAGGCTCGTTTAGTATTCTGCGCACGGTGAGTCCTGCAATTTCGCCTGCTTCTTTGGTGGCTTGGCGTTGGCTGTCGTTAAAGTAAGCCGGTACAGTAATTACGGCTTCGGTAACGGGCTGGCCTAAATAATCTTCGGCTGTTTTTTTCATTTTCTGCAATACCATTGCCGAAATTTCTTGCGGAGTAAAGAGGCGACCGTCAATATCTACGCGCACGGTATCGTTATCGCCTTTCACTATTTTATAGGGGAAGTGCGAAACTTCGTTGGCGCATTCGCTGTATCTTCTTCCCATAAAACGCTTAATAGATTGAATGGTTTTAGTGGGGTTTGTAATTGCTTGGCGTTTTGCCGGATCGCCTACTTTACGTTCGCCATTAGCTAAAAAGCCAATAATAGAAGGTGTGGTTCTGCGACCTTCATCGTTAGCGATTACAATTGGGTCTGCGCCTTCCATTACGCTTACGCAACTGTTGGTTGTTCCAAGGTCTATTCCTATTATTTTTCCCATGTTGTTTATTTTTTTCGTTTAAGTTGCTTTTCATTTATCAAGGTGCGTGCCATTGCATTTTTCTGCCATTTGTGGCAGGTTAAAAGTTGCGGTTTCGGCATTTCTGCCATTTACGATATGACAGTAAGGCAGTTTGTGTGCATTCTTACTCGGAATTTTGTATGAGCAGTGGTGGATGTTTTTGCTTTTTTGCATCATTGCCAATAAAAACAAACCCGTTGCAATCGGGGTATGCGTAAAGATTGTGTATGAAGAATGCTACTCAAAAAAGTGTTGCTTTGCTGGTATCTACGGTGCTGGCGTTTTTGTTAATGTTGGTACTGGCGTTTATTCGTTTTTCGGCCAATAAAGAAATGCCCATCTACCTCATAGGGTTTATTCCGGTAATAGCATTTGTAATTGCTTTTCCGCTGGTTTACTTTACGGTAGAAGAATTTATTTACCGAAGAGTAAAATTGATTTACAAGATAATAAACGATCTAAAAACAGGAAAAGATGTACTGCGCGAAAAGCTGGAATCGCCTAATATTTTAGATGATGTAAAGGCGCAGGTAATTGAATTTAGCTTAAAGAAAAGTGCCGAAATTGAGGAGTTGAAAAAGATGGAAAAGTATAGGAGAGATTTTTTAGGCAATGTATCGCACGAGCTTAAAACACCCATCTTTAATATACAGGGTTATTTGGAAACGTTGCTCGATGGTGGATTAGAGGATGCAAAAATTGCACGCGATTATGTGGAGCGCGCTGCCAAAAATGCCGATAGGTTGGGAAATATTGTTGAAGATCTGCTGCTTATTTCGCAGTACGAAGGTGGGGAGTTGGAGTTGTATATAGATCGCTTCGATATTCACCAACTTACCAAAGATGTTTTTGATAGCTTAAAAATGCAGGCACAGCAAAATGATATTCGTTTTCAGTTTAAGGAAGAATGCGATCAAGCATTTTTTGTAGAAGCCGATAAAAGCAGGATTTCGCAAGTGTTGTTTAATCTTATTACCAATGCCATAAAATACGGACGCGAACATGGTTATGTATTTGCCGGATTTTATGTAATGGAAGATAAATTACTGGTAGAGATAAGTGATAATGGCCCCGGTATTGAACAGCAGCATTTGGGGCGGTTGTTTGAGCGTTTTTATAGAGTAGATAAAGCACGCTCGCGCGATGGCGGAGGTACGGGTTTGGGTTTGTCTATTGTAAAACATATTGTAGAGGCGCATGGCGAAAAATTACATGTGCGCAGCACCATTGGTATTGGTACTACTTTTGGATTTACACTTAGGCGTAGCCGATAGTTGAAAGCGGTGTTAATGTAAGTTTCAGCTTTTTTTAGTTTCGTAGAAAGTTTCGCAGTATTTTATGAATTTGAATTTAAAGAAGATAGCACCTTGGTTATTGCTGGGCTATACTTTTCTGTTGTGTTTTATTGTATCTAAACTGCCAATAGATAGCAGTCTTTTGGGCGATTTGGTGTTAGATATTTTTCCGCGGTTTATGTGTGGAGTTGGGCTTTTTTTAATTGCCGGAGCTTTGTTTTTTGAGCATAAATATCAGTCGTGGATAAGCAAAGAATGGATGCTGCTGAATGTATTTGTCTTAGTGAGTTTTAGTATGCTGTATGCGCTGTTTCATTCTAGTAATGTTGGGTTAAATGGCTTGGTGGGCGATGCGTATTTCAGCGCGGCAATGGTTACTAAATACAAGTATTTTAATACGCTTACCGATTTTAATTATTTCGGTCTTTCTTCTTCTTATCCTGCGTTGTATCATTTTATTGTGGGGAAAATGGCTGCTGCGCTTGGTATGGATTCTTGCAAGGCCGTACAGTTGGGATACTATTTTATTTACTGTGTTGTAAGCATACCTTTGTTTCTAGTGTTACGCCAAAGTGTGGGGGCGCTGCCGGCAGTTGGGTTTGTGTTTTTTATATTTTTGAACTTTCCGGTAGATAATCTTTTTAAACCTTACGAGTTTATTACATCGGTGCTTTTTTTGGCATGGTGGCTTGTGTTTATTGAGAAAAAAGATGCCTTTAGTTGGCTTAGTGTATTGGTTGGCGGCATTATTGGAGCTGCCATTTTTGCTTCGTATTACTATTGGTTTTTTG
This genomic stretch from Chitinophagales bacterium harbors:
- the rlmB gene encoding 23S rRNA (guanosine(2251)-2'-O)-methyltransferase RlmB gives rise to the protein MEESYCIVGRKPVAELLRAGKAFAKVMLQSGLKSEDLEAIAAEARKAGVQVQYVPKEKLDFAAKKFSKERYVNHQGVVALAAMGKVLTIEELLSSLEQSNSTPLLVVFDGITDVGNLGAIARSALCFGAHALVMPSAGSAPVNPEGIKRSAGALEQIPLCRVENISMALKLLKAHGIKIFAASEDAETPIQECDFSIPCAVVLGDEGKGISTVVLRQCDGTFAIPMKDNFDSLNVSVSAGITLYEAMQQREAKQ
- the dnaK gene encoding molecular chaperone DnaK, with the translated sequence MGKIIGIDLGTTNSCVSVMEGADPIVIANDEGRRTTPSIIGFLANGERKVGDPAKRQAITNPTKTIQSIKRFMGRRYSECANEVSHFPYKIVKGDNDTVRVDIDGRLFTPQEISAMVLQKMKKTAEDYLGQPVTEAVITVPAYFNDSQRQATKEAGEIAGLTVRRILNEPTAAALAYGLDKKGKDIKIAVYDLGGGTFDISILELGGGVFEVKSTNGDTNLGGDDFDHVIIEWLAEEFKREENVDLRKDPMALQRLKESAEKAKIELSASQETEINLPYITAIDGVPKHLVRKLTRSKFEQLSDDLVQRTLEPCRQSLKDAGYTASDIDDVILVGGSTRIPKIQEVVEKFFGKKPSKGVNPDEVVAVGAAIQGGILSGDVKDDIVLVDVTPLSLGLETYGGVFTKLIEANATIPTKKSQVFTTAADNQPSVEIHVLQGERAMAKDNRTIGRFHLGDIPVAPRGVPQIEVTFDIDSNGIIHVSAKDKGTGKEQSIRIEASTGLSKEEIEKMRNEAKANEAADKEAREKAEKKNAADSLAFQTEKQLKEYGDKIPADKKVAIETALEELKTALQSENMAAIEPATEKLNTAWQAASQDIYAAQQQAPGNENTQGQDTSQDTVSDVEYEEVKDNK
- a CDS encoding T9SS type A sorting domain-containing protein — translated: MKLLNTKWIVYAIWVLLGMSAHSASAANYYWVGGSGDWSELSHWAAVSNGSGNAFSAPPTASDIVIFNRYSFTGSAQKVTVNSAANCGTIDFTDAVYTYKTSNNAPTFELNNHLTVTGDFIAPAAMKIANKSCLIFQGTGLKSINILSSISGSGSIKFQDQNGRWQLINNLTAVSNDVYLTKGTFNTAGKTLTIRRFISNSGEPRTLQLSSSKVQLRCVSLSSNGFWDIADPSNMILNSGSSEIEFYAASNNIKVTMKGGNLTYNKIKLNMANSSPTSTSSVSNLTITGDNTIGTLNVTKGNLLLTGSNTFTSSVSLAAKARHRFTYGTTQYLESTTALNAPATQANPIYLQSTSTSNYASFSKTSGIVCTDYVYINGIRAIGGASWNSASSNFNQSPQQNLGWNFGVSSSLISATILGGTKCKLLPFQLKLTFSGTTYPVTVLLQNTNTGEVDTISDILTSTYFHTVNPATTTTYSVLQLSSSGCYTTTANFTNVQAVVEIPTYGRDARWLGRISANWYDCYNWSNFAVPEDTVNTTIEPNKDSIQPVISGGSANTQRLEIAYDADLTLIGANTLLNVYGSFVNNGRFNPNDAKVSFIGNDVSIVSGGNYNNLTINNTTPGGLQIQDTVVVSGTLTLNNGILKTNGNLVSITNPSTTAITNFGSDNYINGALERTIGDTGTYSFPVGDDVIYALCEIRPRGGTGGVTKIKVQFINKPGTDEGLNLQFGDVNINSVHPAGIWLIEPDQQPNFGTGGISGDYELIFDVSSFSGLENYNFYILTRHDTSSSASDWTVAGTQSGATVQDGKIVVSGITHFSQWGIGSGGGALPVKMTEFRAIPVDQKYIQLKWTTETEINNHGFMVERSTDGKEFATIGFVPGNGNTTETQHYIYNDKNVELKKRYYYRLKQIDFDETFEHSKIVSAELGQETQAIRIGEFIPNPASNIATVDISIDTDEEAEFELKNTAGQVVRKGTVQLKAGSNNCSFNVQDLPSGSYLVTITTKEKIYTRRLIVK
- a CDS encoding sensor histidine kinase, which encodes MKNATQKSVALLVSTVLAFLLMLVLAFIRFSANKEMPIYLIGFIPVIAFVIAFPLVYFTVEEFIYRRVKLIYKIINDLKTGKDVLREKLESPNILDDVKAQVIEFSLKKSAEIEELKKMEKYRRDFLGNVSHELKTPIFNIQGYLETLLDGGLEDAKIARDYVERAAKNADRLGNIVEDLLLISQYEGGELELYIDRFDIHQLTKDVFDSLKMQAQQNDIRFQFKEECDQAFFVEADKSRISQVLFNLITNAIKYGREHGYVFAGFYVMEDKLLVEISDNGPGIEQQHLGRLFERFYRVDKARSRDGGGTGLGLSIVKHIVEAHGEKLHVRSTIGIGTTFGFTLRRSR
- a CDS encoding patatin-like phospholipase family protein produces the protein MFHAINDFLRSIWRFFPVQLLVLALRKHQLLLLIWGFLFAIIVGKLGVSFGVPYLFLVPEYLGTVGYLSFALVGMGFGVMFVTWNIVSYMLHSHRFQFLASLEKPLSVFFINNSILPAVFLIGYVWSIIRVQKYFEFQSWEQVGIDIVGFFAGFVFILVLTSIYFQLANKTAKGVASSYKMELRRKRLFKRLEQNEELELNSKWRVDSFLSSTLAIRHTRSVEHYEDNLNKLVFRQHHINALVAQLGVLALLVGIGFWVENPFFQIPTSASSFLLSSILISIMGVFVFWAGGWGTFLIIITFIGVNELTKYDILGYQSRAHGLNYKVPPASYTLDTLRSLASEENIHSDKKYFIQILNNWKKKNTKQGSAAKPKLVFITASGGGLRAGAFTMAFLQKADSLLDGSLLKKTFMINGASGGTFALAFYRELYYRKMNGEVINLTDKKYFEHLSLDLLNPMGVNILSNDLLFPIHKFKLRDQIYFRDRGYIFERYFANNTGMDFKKTLIDYRAAEKSAQIPVMLFHTASTSDSRIFYMSAHPVRFLMRPYNKRSAGLDLSIDAIDFGSFFAKQRGFQLDVLSAMRMSASFPFILPSTILPSDPPTYVIDGGARDNFGIVSVMKFLINFKDWINQNTSGVVIVQTRDSQKDDEPEETKQKTFLQEVFQPIGSLYTNLENVQDFNNDQKLAYINEELGGKVQFILFEYIPEKKTEKASMSLRLTAREKKEILHALELGNNSRSFEKLKRALAN
- a CDS encoding translation initiation factor, translated to MKNKSDRRGIVYSTNPDFVFEPEAEMETTLPTSQQKLYVRLDRLKGGKVATVIENYIAVEEDLQLLGKELKTKCGVGGSTKDGEIILQGDHREKVLQLLAAKGLQAKKKGG